The proteins below are encoded in one region of Pongo pygmaeus isolate AG05252 chromosome 20, NHGRI_mPonPyg2-v2.0_pri, whole genome shotgun sequence:
- the DDX39A gene encoding ATP-dependent RNA helicase DDX39A isoform X1 — translation MAEQDVENDLLDYDEEEEPQAPQESTPAPPKKDIKGSYVSIHSSGFRDFLLKPELLRAIVDCGFEHPSEVQHECIPQAILGMDVLCQAKSGMGKTAVFVLATLQQIEPVNGQVTVLVMCHTRELAFQISKEYERFSKYMPSVKVSVFFGGLSIKKDEEVLKKNCPHVVVGTPGRILALVRNRSFSLKNVKHFVLDECDKMLEQLDMRRDVQEIFRLTPHEKQCMMFSATLSKDIRPVCRKFMQDPMEVFVDDETKLTLHGLQQYYVKLKDSEKNRKLFDLLDVLEFNQVIIFVKSVQRCMALAQLLVEQNFPAIAIHRGMAQEERLSRYQQFKDFQRRILVATNLFGRGMDIERVNIVFNYDMPEDSDTYLHRVARAGRFGTKGLAITFVSDENDAKILNDVQDRFEVNVAELPEEIDISTYSKCLGQGRGLGQRVPPSALRFTASHVLQLSRAGNHHMPEPPTRSLPHAASPPLSRSHC, via the exons ATGGCAGAACAGGATGTGGAAAACGATCTTTTGGATTACGATGAAGAGGAAGAGCCCCAGGCTCCTCAAGAGAGCACACCGGCTCCCCCTAAGAAAGACATCAAGGGATCCTACGTTTCCATCCACAGCTCTGGCTTCCGGGACTTTCTGCTGAAGCCGGAGCTCTTGCGGGCCATCGTGGACTGTGGCTTTGAGCATCCGTCTGAGG TCCAGCATGAGTGCATTCCCCAGGCCATCCTGGGCATGGACGTCCTGTGCCAGGCCAAGTCCGGGATGGGCAAGACAGCGGTCTTCGTGCTGGCCACCCTACAGCAGATTGAGCCTGTCAACGGACAG GTGACAGTCCTGGTCATGTGCCACACGAGGGAGCTGGCCTTCCAGATCAGCAAGGAATATGAGCGCTTCTCCAAGTACATGCCCAGCGTCAAG GTGTCTGTGTTCTTTGGTGGTCTCTCCATCAAGAAGGATGAAGAAGTGTTGAAGAAGAACTGTCCCCATGTCGTGGTGGGGACCCCAGGCCGCATCCTGGCGCTTGTGCGGAATAGGAGCTTCAGCCTAAAGAATGTGAAGCACTTTGTGCTGGACGAGTGTGACAAGATGCTGGAGCAGCTGG ACATGCGGCGGGATGTGCAGGAGATCTTCCGCCTGACACCACATGAGAAGCAGTGCATGATGTTCAGCGCCACCCTGAGCAAGGACATCCGGCCTGTGTGCAGGAAGTTCATGCAGGAT CCCATGGAGGTGTTTGTGGACGACGAGACCAAGCTCACGCTGCACGGCCTGCAGCAGTACTACGTCAAACTCAAAGACAGTGAGAAGAACCGCAAGCTCTTTGATCTCCTGGATGTGCTGGAGTTTAACCAG GTGATAATCTTCGTCAAGTCAGTGCAGCGCTGCATGGCCCTGGCCCAGCTCCTCGTGGAGCAGAACTTCCCGGCCATCGCCATCCACCGGGGCATGGCCCAGGAGGAGCG cctgtcACGCTATCAGCAGTTCAAGGATTTCCAGCGGCGGATCCTGGTGGCCACCAATCTGTTTGGCCGGGGGATGGACATCGAGCGAGTCAACATTGTCTTTAACTACGACATGCCTGAGGACTCGGACACCTACCTGCACCGG GTGGCCCGGGCGGGTCGCTTTGGCACCAAAGGCCTAGCCATCACTTTTGTGTCTGACGAGAatgatgccaaaatcctcaatgACGTCCAGGACCGGTTTGAAGTTAATGTGGCAGAACTTCCAGAGGAAATCGACATCTCCACATACAGTAAGTGCCTTGGGCAGGGCAGGGGTCTGGGGCAGAGGGTTCCTCCCTCGGCCCTTCGGTTCACTGCATCCCATGTCTTACAGTTGAGCAGAGCCGGTAACCACCACATGCCAGAGCCGCCCACCCGGAGCCTCCCGCATGCAGCTTCACCTCCCCTTTCCAGGAGCCACTGTTGA
- the DDX39A gene encoding ATP-dependent RNA helicase DDX39A isoform X2 → MAEQDVENDLLDYDEEEEPQAPQESTPAPPKKDIKGSYVSIHSSGFRDFLLKPELLRAIVDCGFEHPSEVQHECIPQAILGMDVLCQAKSGMGKTAVFVLATLQQIEPVNGQVTVLVMCHTRELAFQISKEYERFSKYMPSVKVSVFFGGLSIKKDEEVLKKNCPHVVVGTPGRILALVRNRSFSLKNVKHFVLDECDKMLEQLDMRRDVQEIFRLTPHEKQCMMFSATLSKDIRPVCRKFMQDPMEVFVDDETKLTLHGLQQYYVKLKDSEKNRKLFDLLDVLEFNQVIIFVKSVQRCMALAQLLVEQNFPAIAIHRGMAQEERLSRYQQFKDFQRRILVATNLFGRGMDIERVNIVFNYDMPEDSDTYLHRVARAGRFGTKGLAITFVSDENDAKILNDVQDRFEVNVAELPEEIDISTYIEQSR, encoded by the exons ATGGCAGAACAGGATGTGGAAAACGATCTTTTGGATTACGATGAAGAGGAAGAGCCCCAGGCTCCTCAAGAGAGCACACCGGCTCCCCCTAAGAAAGACATCAAGGGATCCTACGTTTCCATCCACAGCTCTGGCTTCCGGGACTTTCTGCTGAAGCCGGAGCTCTTGCGGGCCATCGTGGACTGTGGCTTTGAGCATCCGTCTGAGG TCCAGCATGAGTGCATTCCCCAGGCCATCCTGGGCATGGACGTCCTGTGCCAGGCCAAGTCCGGGATGGGCAAGACAGCGGTCTTCGTGCTGGCCACCCTACAGCAGATTGAGCCTGTCAACGGACAG GTGACAGTCCTGGTCATGTGCCACACGAGGGAGCTGGCCTTCCAGATCAGCAAGGAATATGAGCGCTTCTCCAAGTACATGCCCAGCGTCAAG GTGTCTGTGTTCTTTGGTGGTCTCTCCATCAAGAAGGATGAAGAAGTGTTGAAGAAGAACTGTCCCCATGTCGTGGTGGGGACCCCAGGCCGCATCCTGGCGCTTGTGCGGAATAGGAGCTTCAGCCTAAAGAATGTGAAGCACTTTGTGCTGGACGAGTGTGACAAGATGCTGGAGCAGCTGG ACATGCGGCGGGATGTGCAGGAGATCTTCCGCCTGACACCACATGAGAAGCAGTGCATGATGTTCAGCGCCACCCTGAGCAAGGACATCCGGCCTGTGTGCAGGAAGTTCATGCAGGAT CCCATGGAGGTGTTTGTGGACGACGAGACCAAGCTCACGCTGCACGGCCTGCAGCAGTACTACGTCAAACTCAAAGACAGTGAGAAGAACCGCAAGCTCTTTGATCTCCTGGATGTGCTGGAGTTTAACCAG GTGATAATCTTCGTCAAGTCAGTGCAGCGCTGCATGGCCCTGGCCCAGCTCCTCGTGGAGCAGAACTTCCCGGCCATCGCCATCCACCGGGGCATGGCCCAGGAGGAGCG cctgtcACGCTATCAGCAGTTCAAGGATTTCCAGCGGCGGATCCTGGTGGCCACCAATCTGTTTGGCCGGGGGATGGACATCGAGCGAGTCAACATTGTCTTTAACTACGACATGCCTGAGGACTCGGACACCTACCTGCACCGG GTGGCCCGGGCGGGTCGCTTTGGCACCAAAGGCCTAGCCATCACTTTTGTGTCTGACGAGAatgatgccaaaatcctcaatgACGTCCAGGACCGGTTTGAAGTTAATGTGGCAGAACTTCCAGAGGAAATCGACATCTCCACATACA TTGAGCAGAGCCGGTAA